From a region of the Teredinibacter turnerae genome:
- the lolA gene encoding outer membrane lipoprotein chaperone LolA, with product MALKNIFFTAAILLNGLFCSVSWADDVADLSAKLQALNTFSAHFEQRLLDDSGAELQKTKGLVKVSNPGRFFWQVEPPFEQTVVTDGEQLWVYDPDMEQVTVYSKQQLASTPAQLLSGDFAELAKTYTITASINASINKGALTYRMAPKNEQTSNFSGLEFVFDKKDRLAGMTLEDKLGQRTVVTFSKRQLNKPIDATIFSFKPPAGTDVIHSGS from the coding sequence ATGGCGTTAAAAAATATATTTTTCACTGCGGCTATTCTGTTAAACGGGCTGTTTTGCTCTGTATCCTGGGCGGACGACGTGGCTGATTTGAGTGCTAAGTTACAAGCACTGAACACTTTTTCCGCGCACTTTGAGCAGCGGTTACTGGACGACTCAGGCGCCGAACTGCAAAAAACGAAAGGGCTGGTGAAGGTGAGTAACCCCGGCAGGTTTTTCTGGCAGGTCGAGCCGCCATTTGAGCAAACTGTGGTGACCGATGGCGAGCAGCTCTGGGTGTACGACCCGGATATGGAGCAGGTCACGGTGTATTCCAAACAGCAACTGGCATCGACGCCCGCACAATTGCTGAGCGGAGATTTTGCCGAATTAGCAAAAACCTACACTATTACGGCTTCGATAAACGCGTCGATAAACAAGGGTGCGCTCACTTACCGGATGGCTCCAAAAAATGAGCAAACCAGTAATTTTTCTGGCCTGGAGTTCGTCTTCGACAAAAAAGACCGGCTCGCTGGCATGACACTGGAAGACAAGTTAGGGCAGCGTACGGTTGTGACCTTCTCCAAGCGTCAGCTCAATAAGCCTATCGATGCGACTATTTTCAGCTTTAAGCCGCCAGCGGGCACTGATGTTATTCATAGCGGAAGCTAG
- a CDS encoding MaoC family dehydratase, translated as MNIVELLKEKGQQLQLSNGEFIRRLEPQVRELKESLNQSVSNSFASAFFSRFIAVANEELHPAVVPLPAVVELASSLRRKLGQEVHLGDWQLVDQSMIDSFAQATGDAQWIHTDPVRAERESPFKSTIAHGFLIVSLLPKMRGLEEYAKVHYPNSRMVVNCGMNDLRFITPVKSGSRLRSRTYLRKYELNKRSIDLTEEVIVEIELGRKEACRVELLTRVYL; from the coding sequence GTGAATATTGTTGAGTTGTTGAAAGAAAAGGGCCAACAATTGCAGCTCAGCAACGGCGAGTTTATCCGTCGACTGGAGCCTCAGGTCAGAGAGCTTAAAGAGTCTCTCAACCAATCCGTATCCAATTCGTTCGCCAGCGCCTTCTTTTCTCGTTTCATCGCGGTTGCTAACGAAGAGCTTCACCCTGCCGTTGTACCGCTACCCGCCGTTGTTGAACTTGCTTCCAGTCTTCGCCGGAAGTTAGGGCAGGAGGTTCACCTGGGTGATTGGCAATTGGTCGATCAGTCGATGATCGATAGCTTCGCTCAAGCGACCGGCGACGCACAATGGATTCATACCGATCCGGTGCGTGCTGAGCGTGAATCCCCTTTCAAATCAACCATTGCCCACGGCTTCTTGATTGTGTCGTTGCTACCGAAAATGCGTGGCCTTGAGGAGTATGCCAAGGTGCATTATCCGAATAGCCGCATGGTGGTGAACTGTGGCATGAACGACCTTCGCTTCATAACTCCCGTAAAATCGGGTAGCCGTCTTCGTTCGCGAACCTATCTGCGAAAATATGAATTGAACAAACGCAGTATAGATTTGACGGAAGAAGTCATTGTGGAGATTGAACTGGGTCGCAAAGAAGCTTGTCGCGTCGAACTTCTTACCCGCGTTTATTTGTAG
- the gorA gene encoding glutathione-disulfide reductase, producing the protein MSEDVMDFDLFVIGAGSGGVRASRIAAQLGAKVAVAEDLYLGGTCVNVGCVPKKLFVYGSHFKEDFEAARGFGWSYDNLDFDWQTLRDNKTQEIERLNGVYGRILEGSGVEIIRGRATIAGPNLVEVDGNTYTAKNILVATGSWPREPRYPGAEHVTNSNDFFYLHHLPKRVIVEGGGYIAVEFAGILNALGCDTELVYRGEMFLRHFDGDVRRFAAEQIAEKGVKLSFSTDIKAVEKLSNGTLQVTLNAKAEGAAEQVQTRVVDCVISAIGRTPKTRNIGLEALGVNLKPNGAIEVDDNFASNVPGVYAVGDVIDRFQLTPVALAEGMALARNLFADQPITMNYKHIPTAVFCQPNIGTVGYSEEDARESGHEVEVYQSTFKPMKHTLSGLQEKTLMKLVVDKQTRKVLGAHMVGPDAGEIIQGIAIAIKVGATKEDFDATVGIHPTAAEEFVTMRSPRA; encoded by the coding sequence ATGTCTGAAGATGTTATGGATTTTGATTTGTTTGTGATTGGCGCCGGGTCCGGCGGTGTTCGCGCGAGCCGCATTGCCGCTCAGCTAGGAGCAAAGGTGGCCGTCGCTGAAGATTTGTACCTGGGCGGCACCTGTGTCAATGTCGGCTGTGTGCCCAAAAAGTTATTTGTTTACGGTTCACATTTTAAAGAAGACTTTGAAGCGGCCCGAGGTTTTGGCTGGAGCTACGATAACCTCGATTTCGACTGGCAAACTCTGCGGGATAACAAAACCCAGGAGATAGAGCGCCTGAACGGTGTGTATGGTCGGATTCTGGAAGGTTCGGGCGTGGAGATTATTCGCGGCCGGGCCACTATAGCTGGCCCTAATCTCGTTGAAGTGGATGGGAATACCTACACCGCAAAAAACATCCTGGTGGCAACCGGTAGCTGGCCGCGAGAACCGCGCTATCCCGGCGCAGAGCACGTAACCAATTCAAATGACTTCTTCTATTTGCATCACCTACCCAAGCGCGTGATTGTTGAGGGCGGCGGTTATATCGCTGTTGAGTTCGCGGGTATTTTGAATGCACTGGGTTGCGATACGGAGCTCGTGTATCGGGGCGAGATGTTCTTGCGCCATTTTGATGGCGATGTGCGGCGCTTCGCTGCGGAACAGATAGCCGAAAAGGGCGTGAAGCTGTCGTTTAGCACAGACATTAAAGCGGTCGAAAAGCTGAGTAATGGCACTCTTCAGGTTACCCTCAATGCTAAAGCCGAGGGTGCGGCCGAGCAAGTGCAAACGCGGGTGGTGGATTGCGTTATTTCCGCGATTGGCCGCACACCAAAAACTCGAAATATTGGGCTGGAGGCGCTTGGTGTTAACCTCAAGCCCAATGGTGCAATTGAAGTCGATGACAATTTCGCATCCAACGTGCCCGGGGTTTATGCCGTCGGTGATGTAATTGATCGTTTTCAGCTTACTCCTGTTGCTTTGGCTGAGGGCATGGCGTTGGCGCGTAATTTGTTTGCGGACCAGCCGATCACTATGAACTATAAGCACATTCCGACAGCCGTATTTTGTCAGCCGAACATTGGTACAGTCGGGTACAGCGAAGAAGATGCACGCGAGAGTGGTCACGAGGTCGAGGTTTATCAGAGTACCTTCAAACCGATGAAGCACACTTTAAGCGGCCTGCAGGAAAAAACCTTGATGAAGCTGGTGGTCGACAAGCAAACCCGCAAGGTGCTGGGAGCGCATATGGTGGGCCCCGATGCTGGAGAGATAATCCAGGGGATTGCGATAGCCATTAAAGTGGGCGCCACCAAAGAAGACTTCGATGCGACTGTGGGTATCCACCCAACAGCGGCGGAAGAGTTTGTGACTATGCGATCTCCGCGAGCTTAG
- a CDS encoding replication-associated recombination protein A, translating to MADDLFDEPRNTGHFEPLAARLRPRNLDEYLGQEHLLGTGKPLRQAIAHGQIHSMILWGPPGIGKTSLARLLANEANAFFLSISAVLAGVKDIRDAVQQARQQQQAYGRKTILFVDEVHRFNKSQQDAFLPYVEDGTILFVGATTENPSFEVNNALLSRCRVYVLQRFTDEQQAQLIDKALSSERGLVDKQLKIADTERKLLIQAADGDARRLLNLLEIASDLLDTGDTLGADVLAQVLTGDVRRFDKGGDLFYEQISALHKSVRGSDPDAALYWFVRMLDGGCDPLYIARRVVRMASEDIGNADPRGITLALNAWDVQERLGSPEGELALAQAVTYLAAAPKSNAVYNAFNQAREDVRQMPSYDVPVHLRNAPTRLMKDLSYGAEYRYAHSEPDAFAAGVNYFPTEMSPVQYYQPVERGLEIKIGDKLRHLRSLNEQYRNQQDDKE from the coding sequence GTGGCGGACGATCTATTTGATGAGCCGCGCAATACCGGCCACTTTGAGCCTTTGGCTGCGCGCTTAAGGCCCCGTAATCTGGATGAGTATCTCGGCCAGGAGCACTTGCTTGGCACTGGGAAGCCGCTGCGACAGGCGATAGCTCATGGCCAAATTCACTCGATGATTCTTTGGGGGCCGCCGGGGATAGGTAAAACCTCACTTGCGCGTTTGCTCGCCAATGAAGCCAACGCCTTTTTCCTGTCTATTTCGGCCGTGCTTGCCGGGGTCAAGGACATTCGCGATGCGGTCCAACAAGCCCGTCAACAGCAGCAGGCTTATGGGCGCAAGACCATTTTATTTGTTGATGAAGTCCATCGGTTCAACAAATCTCAACAGGATGCCTTCCTCCCCTATGTGGAAGATGGCACCATTCTATTTGTCGGAGCCACGACCGAGAACCCGTCCTTTGAGGTCAACAATGCGCTGCTCTCCCGTTGCCGTGTCTACGTGCTCCAGCGCTTCACTGATGAGCAGCAGGCACAGCTGATCGACAAGGCGTTATCCAGCGAGCGGGGGCTGGTGGACAAACAGTTAAAAATTGCCGACACCGAGCGCAAGTTGCTTATTCAGGCGGCTGACGGCGATGCGCGGCGCTTGTTGAATTTGCTCGAGATCGCCAGCGATCTGCTCGACACAGGGGACACCCTCGGAGCAGATGTGCTTGCACAGGTCTTGACCGGAGACGTGCGGCGCTTTGATAAAGGCGGAGACCTGTTCTACGAACAGATTTCAGCGTTGCACAAGTCGGTGCGGGGTTCAGATCCGGACGCGGCGCTTTACTGGTTTGTGCGCATGCTCGATGGTGGCTGTGACCCTCTGTATATTGCGCGTCGCGTGGTACGGATGGCGTCAGAAGATATTGGCAATGCCGATCCACGGGGTATTACGCTCGCGCTCAATGCTTGGGATGTGCAAGAACGGCTCGGTAGCCCGGAAGGGGAACTCGCGTTAGCCCAAGCGGTGACTTACCTCGCGGCAGCGCCAAAAAGCAACGCTGTGTATAATGCCTTCAACCAAGCACGAGAAGATGTGCGCCAAATGCCCAGCTACGACGTGCCTGTTCACCTGCGAAATGCGCCTACTCGCCTGATGAAAGATTTGTCTTATGGTGCCGAATACCGGTACGCACACAGCGAGCCAGATGCCTTTGCCGCAGGGGTTAATTATTTCCCAACTGAAATGTCCCCAGTGCAGTATTACCAGCCTGTGGAGCGGGGGCTCGAGATTAAAATCGGCGACAAGCTGCGTCACTTGCGCAGTTTGAATGAACAGTACAGAAATCAACAAGACGATAAAGAGTGA
- a CDS encoding tyrosine-type recombinase/integrase: MNTPAPIFDGPEFQENPFHRKHFATSAFFHTDTTVYQSELDYEFALKFLFSYTGSSATFNSYRRELERLLQWSWFIQKKAVINLRREDIEAFIEFARHPPDSWIGVKNVARFKSRDGLRIANGDWRPYVVSQTKELARAGISPQIENYQLSQSALKATFSVLSSFYGYLIQEGVCESNPVALIRQKSKFLQREQTHKPIRRISNLQWQFLQELAADLADKHPEKYERSLFILNCLLGMYLRISEVVADERATPTMGDFRRDMDGNWWFHVTGKGNKNRIVTVSDEMMDALKRYRKYLSLPPLPVAGERTPLVAKTLGRGAITSTRQIRALLQEMFDLAYEKMAQEGFADDAQDLRSATAHWLRHTGISEDVKTRPREHVRDDAGHASMATTDKYIDSDLRERHASGRRKKLRDI, encoded by the coding sequence TTGAACACGCCTGCCCCAATTTTCGATGGACCCGAATTCCAGGAGAATCCTTTCCACAGAAAGCACTTCGCCACCTCTGCGTTCTTCCATACGGACACGACGGTATACCAATCAGAGCTCGATTATGAATTTGCACTCAAATTTTTGTTCAGTTATACCGGAAGCAGTGCAACTTTTAACTCATACCGCAGAGAGCTTGAAAGACTGTTGCAATGGTCCTGGTTTATCCAAAAAAAAGCTGTCATTAACCTTCGACGTGAAGATATCGAAGCGTTTATAGAATTCGCGCGCCATCCGCCAGACAGCTGGATAGGCGTTAAAAATGTTGCACGATTCAAAAGCCGAGACGGCTTGCGGATAGCCAACGGCGACTGGCGCCCCTATGTCGTGAGCCAAACCAAGGAGCTGGCCCGCGCAGGCATCAGCCCTCAAATTGAGAACTACCAGCTTTCCCAGTCAGCACTAAAAGCGACCTTTTCCGTATTGTCATCGTTTTATGGCTACCTGATTCAGGAGGGCGTGTGCGAGTCCAACCCAGTAGCGTTAATCCGCCAAAAAAGTAAATTTCTACAGCGCGAGCAAACCCATAAGCCCATCCGTCGAATCTCGAACCTGCAATGGCAGTTCCTCCAGGAGCTGGCCGCGGACCTGGCAGATAAACACCCGGAAAAATACGAGCGCAGCCTCTTTATACTGAATTGTCTACTTGGTATGTATTTGCGTATTTCTGAGGTTGTAGCAGATGAGCGCGCCACCCCGACTATGGGTGACTTTCGCCGTGATATGGATGGGAATTGGTGGTTTCATGTGACTGGCAAGGGTAACAAAAACCGGATTGTGACTGTATCCGACGAGATGATGGATGCGCTTAAGCGCTACCGCAAGTATCTATCTCTGCCCCCCCTGCCAGTTGCTGGCGAACGCACGCCCCTGGTAGCGAAGACACTGGGCCGTGGCGCAATTACCAGCACGCGACAAATCCGCGCGCTGCTGCAAGAGATGTTTGATCTTGCCTATGAAAAAATGGCGCAAGAAGGGTTCGCCGACGATGCGCAGGATCTACGCTCGGCGACTGCTCACTGGTTGCGTCATACGGGCATTTCAGAAGATGTCAAAACCCGTCCCCGTGAACACGTTCGTGACGACGCAGGTCATGCCAGCATGGCGACCACCGACAAATATATTGATAGCGATTTGCGCGAACGTCATGCGTCGGGTCGCAGAAAAAAACTGCGCGATATATAG
- the cysG gene encoding siroheme synthase CysG, which yields MDYLPLFFDLKTKPCLVVGGGTIATRKARLLAKAGACISVVAPDVQDELAQLVESSGGQLHKQAYNSALLGQSVLVISATDIDSVNRQVSEDCHARQIPVNVVDSPALCSVITPAIVDRSPLIIAASSGGESPVLARRVRTQLESTFPASYGRLAKFASRFRDAVKSRFSDGEQRRRFWESVLGGTIAEQVLAGNESAAEFVLQKRIAAGEVVDHGEVYLVGAGPGDPDLLTFKALRLMQQAEVVLYDRLVSEPILEMVRRDADRIYVGKRRSEHAMPQEQINQLLLRLAQEGKRVLRLKGGDPFIFGRGGEEIDLLAEHQIPFQVVPGITAASGCSAYAGIPLTHRDYSSSVRFITGHLKNGEVNFDWQEFVADHQTLVFYMGLVGLEQICTKMIEFGKPADTPVALVERGTLPTQVVHTGTLASMPLKVKNTEIHAPTLLIIGGVVALHKSLGWFKR from the coding sequence ATGGACTACCTCCCACTTTTTTTTGATCTCAAAACCAAACCATGCCTGGTCGTTGGTGGCGGCACTATAGCGACTCGCAAAGCTCGCTTACTCGCCAAAGCGGGTGCGTGTATTTCTGTGGTCGCGCCTGATGTTCAGGACGAGTTAGCACAATTGGTCGAATCATCCGGTGGGCAACTCCACAAACAAGCCTACAATTCAGCGTTACTTGGGCAATCGGTACTGGTCATTTCGGCGACGGATATCGACTCCGTCAACCGGCAGGTATCAGAAGACTGCCACGCCCGACAGATCCCTGTGAATGTGGTCGATAGCCCTGCGTTATGTAGTGTTATTACCCCGGCGATTGTCGATCGCAGTCCGCTTATTATTGCCGCGAGCAGCGGCGGTGAATCCCCAGTGCTGGCCCGACGGGTGCGCACCCAACTGGAATCGACCTTTCCCGCGTCATACGGCAGGCTGGCGAAATTCGCCAGCCGTTTTCGCGATGCGGTTAAAAGCCGTTTCAGCGACGGCGAGCAACGGCGACGCTTCTGGGAAAGCGTACTGGGCGGTACTATCGCTGAGCAGGTATTAGCTGGCAACGAATCCGCAGCGGAATTTGTTTTGCAAAAACGCATTGCTGCAGGCGAAGTCGTGGATCACGGAGAAGTGTATCTGGTGGGTGCAGGGCCAGGTGATCCCGATCTTTTGACCTTTAAAGCGTTACGCTTAATGCAGCAGGCAGAAGTTGTATTGTATGACAGGCTAGTGTCAGAGCCGATTCTTGAGATGGTCAGGCGCGACGCGGACCGTATTTATGTCGGTAAGCGTCGCAGTGAGCATGCGATGCCTCAGGAGCAGATTAACCAATTGCTGCTGAGGCTTGCACAGGAAGGTAAGCGGGTTCTTCGGCTCAAAGGAGGTGATCCTTTTATATTTGGTCGCGGCGGTGAAGAAATTGATCTGCTGGCCGAGCATCAGATTCCATTCCAAGTGGTGCCTGGTATTACGGCCGCCAGCGGTTGCTCGGCCTACGCGGGAATTCCGTTAACCCACCGCGATTACTCCAGTTCTGTGCGGTTTATTACTGGGCATCTTAAAAACGGTGAGGTCAACTTCGATTGGCAAGAGTTCGTGGCGGACCACCAGACGCTCGTGTTTTATATGGGGTTGGTAGGGCTGGAACAAATCTGCACTAAAATGATCGAATTTGGTAAGCCCGCAGATACGCCGGTGGCGTTGGTTGAGCGGGGAACCTTACCTACGCAGGTTGTGCATACAGGCACCTTGGCATCAATGCCATTAAAGGTAAAAAATACGGAGATTCATGCACCGACGCTGCTGATAATCGGTGGTGTAGTGGCTTTGCACAAGTCTCTGGGGTGGTTCAAGCGTTAA
- a CDS encoding sodium/proline symporter yields MIFSFLLFLAFFTAVGISSWLKSQGTKKDYYLASSSIAPWLVGLSAVATNNSGYMFIGLIGYTYIAGLSSIWLMLGWICGDFVASLFVHKRLHKATENNSEVSYAGVLANWYGESRDGLQRLIGVISLLFLLTYAAAQLVAGSKALHVLLSWPIWSGAVVGAVVVALYCLAGGIRASIWTDAAQSVVMIGAMALLLAVAVSSLGGFGGTLDALGQIDGFLNVLPSDLPVPGISGWILFTFGWFVAGASVIGQPHVMVRFMALEHSQKMVQARVWYYTWFVVFWVMANGVGMLSRVYLPEAGSFDAELALPTLAQELLSPFFVGMILAGIFAATMSTADSLLLSCSAAITHDIIPHSLEQPWILKLATVLITSIALLIALANNQSVFSMVIMAWSGLGSAFAPLLIAQSLGRRPSQLLAIIAITLGFTTALLWRHFGLHNMIFEGVAGIAAGLITLYAVPERALSLNVSRSES; encoded by the coding sequence ATGATATTTTCTTTTCTACTCTTTCTCGCGTTTTTTACCGCTGTTGGTATTTCATCCTGGCTGAAAAGTCAGGGCACCAAAAAAGATTATTATTTAGCCAGTTCATCGATTGCTCCTTGGCTGGTGGGGTTGTCCGCTGTCGCCACGAATAACAGTGGTTACATGTTTATTGGTCTGATCGGTTATACCTACATTGCCGGTCTCTCATCTATCTGGCTGATGCTGGGCTGGATATGCGGCGACTTTGTTGCCTCTTTATTCGTGCATAAGCGGTTGCACAAAGCCACTGAAAACAACAGCGAAGTTAGCTACGCGGGCGTACTCGCGAATTGGTACGGCGAAAGCCGCGACGGCTTACAGCGCTTGATAGGGGTCATTTCTCTGCTGTTTTTGCTTACCTACGCTGCGGCTCAGTTAGTGGCCGGCAGTAAAGCGCTACACGTACTGCTTTCATGGCCAATATGGTCGGGCGCAGTCGTGGGGGCAGTCGTCGTCGCGCTCTATTGTCTCGCCGGTGGCATTCGGGCATCAATCTGGACCGATGCGGCCCAATCGGTTGTTATGATTGGTGCCATGGCTCTGTTGTTGGCTGTCGCCGTCTCCAGCCTTGGGGGTTTCGGCGGCACCCTTGATGCACTGGGGCAGATCGACGGTTTTCTAAATGTGCTTCCGAGCGATTTACCCGTACCGGGAATTAGTGGCTGGATATTGTTCACCTTTGGCTGGTTCGTGGCGGGAGCCTCTGTGATTGGACAGCCTCATGTAATGGTGCGGTTTATGGCCCTGGAGCACAGTCAGAAGATGGTTCAGGCGCGGGTATGGTATTACACTTGGTTTGTCGTATTTTGGGTGATGGCCAATGGTGTCGGCATGCTATCCCGGGTATACCTGCCTGAGGCTGGATCGTTCGATGCAGAACTTGCGCTGCCTACGCTTGCACAGGAGCTGCTTTCACCGTTCTTTGTGGGAATGATTCTAGCAGGTATTTTTGCGGCAACTATGTCCACCGCCGATTCACTATTGCTAAGCTGTTCCGCTGCGATCACGCACGACATTATTCCGCACTCGCTCGAACAGCCCTGGATTTTGAAGTTAGCGACCGTGTTGATTACCAGCATCGCGCTTTTGATTGCGCTGGCGAACAATCAGAGTGTTTTCAGTATGGTGATAATGGCGTGGTCTGGCCTTGGCAGTGCGTTTGCGCCGCTGCTTATAGCGCAGAGCCTTGGGCGACGTCCCTCGCAACTACTTGCCATAATCGCTATCACTTTGGGATTTACCACGGCGTTATTGTGGCGCCACTTTGGGCTCCACAATATGATTTTTGAAGGTGTGGCCGGAATCGCCGCTGGGCTCATTACTCTGTATGCGGTGCCAGAGCGCGCGCTCAGCTTGAATGTGAGCCGATCAGAATCCTGA
- the crcB gene encoding fluoride efflux transporter CrcB → MMLWFAVALGGAVGAMSRYGVSVALAPQQLKFPVATLTVNVLGSLLMGVFYIIIVEKMLIPQEWRHVIMIGFMGAFTTFSTFSLECLGMLQNGLWQMALLYMGLSLALCLLAIFLGATITDNII, encoded by the coding sequence ATGATGCTTTGGTTTGCCGTCGCTTTGGGGGGCGCTGTGGGGGCGATGTCGCGCTATGGTGTGTCGGTCGCACTTGCGCCACAGCAGCTAAAATTTCCGGTAGCAACGCTCACTGTTAATGTATTGGGCTCACTTTTGATGGGTGTTTTCTATATCATCATCGTCGAGAAGATGCTCATCCCCCAAGAGTGGCGGCACGTCATCATGATCGGCTTTATGGGCGCCTTCACCACTTTTTCTACTTTCTCCCTGGAATGTCTGGGCATGCTGCAAAACGGCTTGTGGCAAATGGCGTTGCTCTATATGGGGCTAAGCCTGGCGTTGTGCCTGTTGGCGATTTTCCTGGGAGCCACAATAACAGACAACATCATCTAA
- the serS gene encoding serine--tRNA ligase, with translation MLDPKLFRTQLPEIAAKLAKRGFTLDVERIQQLEDTRKVVQVECENLQQERNTRSKSIGKAKAAGEDIAPLLKEVDNLKSALTEAEQKLGAVQTELDEIIAGVPNLLADEVPEGKNEDNNVEVSQWGTPREFEFEVKDHVDVGAGLKGLDFETAGKITGSRFAVMTGAVARLHRALIQFMLNTHTGEHGYDEIYVPYIVNKDSLYGTGQLPKFEEDLFKLRDDRDFYLIPTAEVPVTNMMRDEIIDEKQLPVRFACHTPCFRSEAGSYGRDTRGMIRQHQFEKVELVQFVKPGESMAALESLVGHAETILQKLGLPYRKVILCGGDTGFSSTKTYDLEVWLPSQNTYREISSCSNFGDFQARRMKARYRNAETGKPELLHTLNGSGLAIGRTLVAILENYQQADGSLAIPEVLQPFMNGQTSISAP, from the coding sequence ATGTTAGATCCGAAACTTTTTCGTACCCAGTTACCCGAGATTGCCGCCAAGTTGGCGAAGCGTGGTTTTACGCTCGATGTGGAGCGTATTCAACAGCTTGAGGACACGCGCAAAGTTGTGCAGGTTGAATGTGAAAACCTCCAGCAGGAACGGAACACCCGCTCAAAAAGCATAGGTAAAGCGAAAGCTGCGGGGGAAGACATTGCTCCGCTACTCAAAGAGGTTGATAACCTCAAGTCCGCGTTGACTGAGGCAGAACAAAAATTGGGTGCGGTGCAAACTGAACTCGACGAAATTATTGCTGGCGTTCCCAACTTGCTTGCCGATGAGGTTCCGGAAGGCAAGAACGAAGACAATAACGTTGAGGTTAGCCAGTGGGGTACACCGCGTGAGTTTGAGTTTGAAGTAAAAGACCACGTTGACGTGGGCGCGGGGCTCAAAGGACTGGATTTCGAAACAGCAGGTAAAATAACCGGCTCCCGGTTTGCTGTGATGACCGGTGCCGTTGCTCGTCTGCATCGCGCACTGATTCAGTTTATGCTCAACACCCACACTGGTGAGCACGGCTACGATGAAATTTATGTGCCGTACATTGTGAATAAAGATTCACTCTACGGCACAGGCCAATTGCCTAAATTTGAAGAAGATCTGTTTAAATTGCGCGATGACCGTGATTTTTACCTGATTCCCACCGCAGAAGTCCCGGTGACCAATATGATGCGGGATGAAATTATTGACGAGAAGCAATTGCCGGTGCGTTTCGCCTGTCATACGCCTTGCTTCCGGTCGGAAGCGGGCAGTTACGGTCGCGATACACGCGGCATGATCCGTCAGCACCAATTCGAAAAAGTGGAGCTGGTACAGTTCGTCAAACCCGGCGAATCCATGGCGGCTTTAGAGTCATTGGTTGGCCATGCAGAAACGATTCTACAAAAACTGGGTTTACCTTATCGCAAAGTGATTCTGTGCGGTGGTGATACCGGTTTTTCTTCGACTAAGACCTACGATTTGGAAGTGTGGTTGCCCTCGCAGAATACTTACCGCGAAATATCCTCGTGCAGTAATTTCGGTGATTTTCAGGCGCGGCGTATGAAGGCGCGGTATCGCAATGCGGAGACCGGTAAGCCAGAATTGCTGCACACACTCAACGGCTCCGGTTTGGCGATTGGTCGTACGCTGGTGGCGATCTTGGAAAACTATCAGCAGGCTGATGGTTCTCTGGCTATACCCGAAGTACTGCAGCCGTTCATGAACGGCCAGACAAGTATATCCGCCCCTTAA